The Anaerolineae bacterium genome has a segment encoding these proteins:
- a CDS encoding ABC transporter substrate-binding protein — translation MHPHPLLRSILFVVLLTSLVLAGCSAPAPAVQPQPTQAVAPTATALPPTPAPTPTTAPMVLTMALSREPKTLDPQLASSSAETSLLALFFDTLVYRTLDNQYKPLLAKDWAFSDDGLSATFHLREGVVFHDGTPLNADAVVFTFQRFTKVGSKRSPLAGELQNIASIEKVDDLTVTFHFTSPSATFLNAISQPYAGILSPTAVEKAGEAFGQHPIGTGPFTLAEWNAGQSLVLTPFDKFAWPPADVANPGRPYLDKLVLKIIPDSTAQVNALKAGEVDIAYVTSADAISELENDPNITLLDIPSNGLYYLAFNLQKPPLDQLKVRRALSHAINKAEIVSIAFHDLAKPVFTLLPPNVPGASPELEAYELKYDPAKARQLLAEAGLTVDADGQVLWQGQPLRLKLITYSSPLNSAIATLLESQLRAIGVGLDVQQMEVAGATEAANKGQHDLLLWRYDWTDPDALAMWFSSDRIGAGNRAFYRNPEVDALLKQGKMELDQSKRIPLYIEAQKRILQDAVWQPLATPLSKVAVRASIQNLHVVSLGRLLFNDVTIAGASAR, via the coding sequence ATGCATCCACACCCTCTACTCCGCAGTATCCTGTTCGTCGTTTTGCTGACATCCCTGGTCCTGGCCGGCTGTTCCGCACCCGCGCCGGCCGTCCAGCCCCAACCCACACAGGCCGTCGCCCCCACAGCGACCGCCCTGCCGCCCACGCCGGCACCCACACCCACCACCGCCCCGATGGTCCTTACCATGGCACTGTCCAGGGAACCCAAAACTCTCGACCCACAGCTTGCCAGCTCTTCCGCCGAGACCAGCTTGCTGGCGCTCTTCTTTGACACGCTGGTCTACCGCACGCTGGACAATCAGTACAAACCCCTGCTGGCAAAGGATTGGGCCTTCTCCGACGACGGACTTTCCGCCACCTTCCATTTGCGGGAGGGGGTGGTCTTCCACGACGGCACTCCGCTGAATGCAGATGCGGTCGTCTTCACCTTCCAGCGCTTCACCAAAGTGGGAAGCAAGCGCTCTCCCCTGGCCGGCGAGCTTCAAAACATCGCCAGTATCGAAAAAGTGGACGACCTGACCGTGACCTTCCACTTTACATCACCCTCCGCCACCTTTTTGAACGCCATCAGCCAGCCCTACGCTGGCATCCTTTCCCCCACCGCGGTGGAAAAGGCCGGTGAGGCATTCGGCCAGCATCCTATCGGTACCGGCCCCTTCACGCTGGCGGAGTGGAACGCCGGCCAATCCCTGGTGTTGACGCCGTTCGACAAATTCGCCTGGCCGCCGGCGGACGTTGCCAACCCAGGTCGGCCGTACCTGGACAAGCTGGTGCTGAAAATCATCCCCGACAGCACGGCCCAGGTCAACGCGTTGAAAGCCGGCGAGGTGGATATCGCCTACGTGACATCCGCAGACGCCATCAGCGAATTGGAAAACGACCCGAACATCACCCTCCTGGACATCCCCAGCAATGGTCTCTATTATTTGGCCTTCAACCTGCAGAAACCCCCGCTGGACCAGCTCAAGGTGCGCCGGGCGCTTTCCCATGCGATCAATAAGGCTGAGATCGTCTCCATTGCCTTTCATGACCTGGCCAAGCCCGTCTTTACCCTGCTCCCACCCAATGTCCCGGGGGCATCCCCGGAACTGGAAGCCTACGAGCTGAAATACGATCCAGCGAAGGCCCGTCAGCTCTTGGCGGAGGCCGGCCTCACCGTTGACGCCGACGGGCAGGTGCTCTGGCAAGGCCAGCCTCTGCGCTTGAAGCTCATCACCTATTCCAGCCCGCTGAACAGCGCCATCGCCACCCTGTTGGAGTCGCAGTTGCGCGCCATCGGCGTCGGACTGGATGTCCAGCAGATGGAGGTCGCCGGCGCCACCGAGGCGGCGAACAAAGGCCAGCATGACCTGCTCCTCTGGCGCTATGATTGGACGGACCCGGATGCGCTGGCCATGTGGTTCTCCTCGGACCGCATCGGCGCCGGCAACCGCGCCTTCTACCGCAACCCAGAGGTAGATGCCCTGCTGAAACAGGGGAAAATGGAGCTTGACCAGTCCAAGCGCATCCCGCTGTATATCGAGGCCCAGAAGCGCATCCTCCAGGATGCGGTCTGGCAGCCGCTGGCCACACCGCTTTCCAAGGTGGCGGTGCGCGCTTCGATCCAAAACCTGCACGTGGTCTCGCTCGGCCGGCTCCTGTTCAACGACGTGACCATCGCCGGCGCATCGGCACGGTAA
- a CDS encoding radical SAM protein: MHASPPSDEARFLPRLIAWEITRTCNLRCAHCRADAEWQCYPDELTTSECMALLEQMAELGRPIIILTGGEPLARPDIFDITRRAVALGFPVVMGTNGTLITPETARELKAAGIRRISVSLDFPTAELHDSFRDESGAFEGALAGIRHAQEAGIEVQINTTVTKLNVHYLEDMLRLAVQIGAVAFHPFLLVPTGRGKALEELELSPEEYEQTLEWIYQRQQALQDHMFFKPTDAPHYMRVLRQHGHREIRHPHQRSDPAGSLNSLSRGCLAGIGFMFISHVGNVQGCGYLTVTAGNVRQQSLTDIWHHSELFRNLRQFDALKGKCGACEYRRICGGCRARAYEATGDYMEAEPYCVYQPRGWGTSGPTAGCNTPYL; the protein is encoded by the coding sequence ATGCACGCTTCACCGCCCTCGGATGAAGCGCGTTTTCTCCCACGGTTGATCGCCTGGGAGATCACGCGCACCTGCAATTTGCGCTGTGCGCACTGCCGTGCGGATGCAGAGTGGCAGTGCTACCCGGACGAGTTGACCACGAGCGAATGCATGGCCCTGCTGGAACAAATGGCCGAGCTGGGCCGGCCCATCATCATCCTCACCGGCGGAGAACCGCTGGCACGGCCGGACATCTTCGATATCACCCGTCGCGCCGTTGCCCTGGGTTTCCCCGTGGTGATGGGTACCAACGGCACCCTGATCACACCCGAAACAGCCCGTGAGCTGAAAGCCGCCGGCATTCGCCGCATCAGCGTCAGCCTGGACTTCCCCACCGCTGAACTGCACGACTCCTTCCGCGATGAGTCAGGCGCGTTCGAGGGGGCGCTGGCCGGCATCCGCCACGCCCAGGAAGCCGGCATCGAGGTGCAGATCAACACCACAGTGACCAAGCTCAATGTCCATTACCTGGAAGACATGCTCCGCCTGGCCGTGCAAATCGGAGCGGTAGCCTTCCACCCCTTCCTCCTGGTCCCCACCGGCCGCGGCAAGGCCCTTGAGGAGCTAGAACTTTCCCCCGAGGAATATGAGCAGACACTGGAATGGATTTACCAGCGACAGCAGGCCCTTCAGGACCATATGTTCTTTAAGCCCACCGATGCGCCGCACTACATGCGCGTTCTGCGCCAGCATGGTCATCGGGAGATACGTCACCCGCACCAGCGCTCCGATCCCGCCGGCTCCCTCAACAGCCTGAGCCGCGGTTGTCTCGCCGGCATCGGCTTCATGTTTATCTCCCATGTCGGGAATGTCCAAGGCTGTGGCTATCTGACCGTCACGGCCGGCAATGTCCGCCAGCAGTCCCTGACGGACATCTGGCACCATTCCGAGCTGTTCCGCAACCTGCGCCAGTTCGACGCCCTGAAGGGCAAATGCGGTGCCTGCGAATACCGGCGTATCTGCGGCGGGTGTCGGGCGCGCGCCTATGAGGCCACTGGTGACTATATGGAAGCAGAACCCTACTGCGTGTATCAGCCGCGCGGCTGGGGCACATCGGGCCCCACGGCGGGCTGTAATACTCCATATCTCTGA
- a CDS encoding CehA/McbA family metallohydrolase, whose amino-acid sequence MTLRPSAFSAHGHWFRGNLHTHSTFSDGKCTPAEAVHFYRQQGYAFVAFTDHLIVADAAGLSSQDFLVIPGVEIHHNDLRGSTYHVVGIGGALPAGERMPAAGDLAADAAVLRALGAQVFAAHPYWSGQTSAELLDVPAMMGIEIYNGTADVGYHKGFSLQTWDELLTAGRHVWGLAVDDAHWLPWRMDAGLGWVMVRAQELTEPAILQALARGDFYSSTGPVIEDVWVEEDQVCVGCSPAVAVYAVGDRWHCSAAKAANAQGITHVCLPLWPEQTYVRVEVVDRLGRTAWSNPVFLT is encoded by the coding sequence ATGACACTTCGTCCCTCCGCTTTCTCCGCTCACGGTCACTGGTTTCGCGGGAACCTTCATACGCACTCCACCTTCTCCGACGGGAAGTGCACGCCGGCCGAGGCGGTGCACTTTTATCGCCAGCAGGGCTATGCTTTCGTCGCCTTCACCGACCACCTCATCGTTGCCGATGCGGCGGGTCTCTCCAGCCAGGATTTTCTCGTCATCCCCGGCGTTGAAATTCATCACAACGACCTGCGCGGAAGCACGTATCACGTGGTGGGGATCGGCGGTGCCCTGCCGGCGGGGGAGCGAATGCCGGCGGCCGGCGATCTGGCGGCCGACGCGGCCGTACTGCGCGCGCTGGGCGCCCAGGTGTTCGCCGCCCATCCGTACTGGTCCGGCCAGACTAGCGCGGAGCTCCTGGATGTGCCGGCCATGATGGGCATCGAGATATACAACGGCACGGCGGATGTCGGGTACCATAAGGGCTTCAGCCTGCAGACGTGGGATGAGCTTCTGACCGCCGGCCGGCATGTGTGGGGGCTGGCGGTGGATGATGCGCACTGGTTACCGTGGAGAATGGACGCCGGCCTGGGATGGGTGATGGTGCGCGCACAGGAGCTGACGGAGCCGGCGATTCTCCAGGCCCTGGCGCGCGGCGACTTTTACTCTTCCACCGGCCCGGTTATTGAGGATGTGTGGGTGGAGGAGGATCAGGTCTGTGTGGGCTGTTCGCCGGCGGTGGCGGTGTACGCTGTTGGAGATCGCTGGCACTGCTCCGCGGCAAAGGCGGCCAATGCCCAGGGCATCACGCACGTGTGTCTGCCGCTCTGGCCGGAACAGACCTATGTGCGGGTGGAGGTCGTGGATCGCTTGGGGCGCACTGCCTGGAGCAATCCTGTGTTCCTTACATAA